One stretch of Leptospira mtsangambouensis DNA includes these proteins:
- a CDS encoding response regulator, with product MINLLAVDDEMINLMIIDESLSDKGFTVVKAKDGEEAFQILSSGSTLFHAIILDRLMPKMDGIELLKKIKRSEKYKDIPVIFQTAMSSVTDMTEGLDAGAFYYLTKPYSRTLLIRIVQTAVEHFIKLQRAKEDLHKGMGALRHMVTGEFRIRSIRESHELAPLLANACPDPERVLTGIMEILNNAIEHGNLGISYQEKSELHDNDKLMEEIFRRLDTPEFKDKFVKVTFEKNEERIEIRVSDQGKGFDWQRYLSVEAMTKNAFKTHGRGIFMARKLSFDDLSYTDEGRTAVIRIDLSNKQGNLLTDFQE from the coding sequence ATGATTAACTTACTAGCAGTAGACGATGAAATGATCAATTTGATGATCATTGATGAGTCACTTTCTGACAAAGGATTTACCGTCGTGAAAGCAAAGGATGGTGAAGAAGCATTTCAAATCCTTAGTTCTGGTTCTACACTTTTTCATGCAATCATTTTGGATCGACTTATGCCAAAGATGGATGGGATCGAACTTTTAAAAAAAATCAAACGCTCTGAAAAGTACAAAGACATCCCCGTTATTTTTCAAACAGCAATGAGTTCAGTCACGGATATGACAGAAGGTTTGGATGCCGGTGCTTTTTATTATTTAACAAAACCCTATTCCAGAACTTTATTAATTCGTATTGTCCAAACAGCGGTTGAACATTTTATCAAACTACAAAGAGCCAAAGAAGATCTCCATAAAGGAATGGGGGCTCTTCGTCATATGGTAACCGGTGAGTTTCGTATTCGTTCCATTCGCGAGTCTCATGAGTTGGCACCACTCCTCGCAAATGCTTGTCCAGACCCAGAACGCGTGTTAACTGGAATCATGGAAATTCTGAATAATGCCATTGAACATGGAAACTTAGGTATCTCATACCAAGAAAAGTCAGAACTTCATGACAATGATAAACTTATGGAAGAAATTTTTAGAAGGTTGGATACGCCTGAGTTTAAAGATAAATTTGTAAAAGTTACCTTTGAAAAAAACGAGGAACGAATTGAAATTCGAGTGAGTGACCAAGGGAAAGGGTTTGATTGGCAAAGGTACTTGTCAGTGGAAGCAATGACCAAAAACGCTTTCAAAACTCATGGTCGTGGGATTTTTATGGCTCGAAAGTTATCTTTTGACGACCTTTCTTATACAGACGAAGGTAGAACAGCCGTCATTCGAATTGATTTATCCAATAAACAAGGGAATTTACTTACCGACTTTCAAGAATAA